One segment of SAR324 cluster bacterium DNA contains the following:
- a CDS encoding gamma-glutamylcyclotransferase translates to MSKEISAWTDLFVYGTLLPNCRLQNQISGCLRHGPVILERAQLYHLGYFPGIVEEDGFVIGEWISVPPTMLKELDQIEDYDVERDPKDCLYIRKNVQIQRLTDGKSLDVEAYFYNRDSTHLLLNRENLEARFAKNQGDDVTRTERPVQHGCYRRYLGEQDEEGSWLIAFGSNLNQHRLESRVGKVGESRVGWIPNFRLVFNKQSTPSSRETFANIQYQPEFRTPAVASWLDQSQLEQLDEFEGTPDHYLRMVIPFVARDTNHVIEYYQAYVANPNKLGPGNPSESYRNHLEVGYCEYGFGEVPS, encoded by the coding sequence ATGAGCAAAGAAATATCAGCATGGACGGATCTCTTTGTATACGGGACCCTGCTTCCAAATTGTCGGCTACAAAATCAGATTTCTGGCTGTCTCCGTCATGGCCCTGTAATTCTGGAAAGAGCCCAGTTGTATCACTTGGGATATTTTCCAGGTATTGTTGAAGAAGATGGTTTTGTGATTGGGGAGTGGATTTCAGTCCCACCCACCATGTTGAAAGAACTTGATCAGATTGAGGACTACGATGTTGAGAGGGATCCTAAAGATTGTCTTTACATCAGAAAGAACGTTCAAATCCAGCGACTCACGGATGGAAAATCTTTAGACGTAGAGGCCTATTTTTATAACCGGGATAGTACACATCTACTTCTGAACAGAGAGAATTTAGAAGCAAGATTTGCCAAGAATCAAGGTGATGACGTCACAAGAACTGAGCGTCCAGTACAGCATGGATGCTATCGGCGTTATCTAGGCGAACAAGATGAGGAGGGTAGTTGGCTCATTGCTTTCGGTTCAAATCTGAATCAGCATCGATTGGAATCCAGAGTGGGAAAGGTTGGAGAAAGCAGAGTGGGATGGATACCAAACTTTCGATTGGTGTTCAATAAACAATCAACCCCTAGCAGCAGAGAAACATTCGCAAATATCCAATACCAGCCTGAATTTCGAACACCTGCTGTTGCAAGTTGGCTAGATCAGTCCCAGCTCGAACAATTGGATGAATTTGAAGGAACACCTGATCACTATCTCAGGATGGTCATTCCTTTTGTTGCCCGAGATACTAATCATGTTATTGAATATTACCAAGCTTACGTGGCCAACCCCAATAAGCTAGGACCGGGGAATCCTTCAGAGTCCTACCGAAATCACCTTGAAGTGGGCTACTGTGAGTATGGTTTTGGTGAGGTGCCAAGCTAA
- a CDS encoding fasciclin domain-containing protein translates to MAGGHMKNLVETAAGNDAFKTLVAAVKAAGLVETLAGKGPFTVFAPTNEAFAKLPDGTVESLLKPENKDKLISILTYHVIPGKVMSKDINPSQMIKTFNGQQVSIKLSYGKVSVDGANVTTADIEADNGVIHVIDSVILPQS, encoded by the coding sequence ATGGCTGGTGGCCATATGAAAAACCTGGTCGAAACAGCAGCAGGGAACGATGCCTTCAAAACTTTGGTAGCAGCGGTGAAAGCCGCAGGATTGGTAGAAACTTTAGCTGGCAAAGGGCCGTTTACAGTCTTTGCACCAACAAATGAAGCGTTTGCCAAACTGCCTGACGGTACCGTTGAAAGTCTCCTGAAGCCTGAGAACAAAGACAAACTGATCTCAATCCTCACCTATCACGTCATTCCTGGCAAAGTAATGTCGAAGGATATTAATCCAAGTCAGATGATCAAAACCTTCAATGGGCAACAGGTCTCTATCAAGCTTTCATACGGCAAGGTGAGTGTCGACGGAGCTAATGTGACTACAGCTGACATAGAAGCTGATAATGGTGTCATTCATGTCATTGATTCAGTGATTCTTCCACAGAGCTAG
- a CDS encoding excalibur calcium-binding domain-containing protein, producing the protein MLIKESQTPVSFKTAKNCRVVFGNWLGVYSGKVFTDASQLDIDHLVPLKEAHESGGHAWDVYRKRDYANDLSDPNTLIAVDRGLNRQQGASDPAEWLPPNEAYQEEYARAWIAMKLRWGLTADAKEIATLRGVLGADAEMPIVAEECSGAINPFSAKLPVTQVNCSAKKYCKDMSICDEAKTYLIQCGMKNLDQDGDGVPCEVLCN; encoded by the coding sequence GTGCTGATCAAGGAGTCTCAGACTCCAGTAAGTTTCAAGACTGCCAAGAATTGTAGGGTGGTCTTTGGAAATTGGCTTGGAGTCTATTCTGGTAAGGTGTTCACGGATGCCAGCCAACTCGACATCGATCATCTGGTGCCACTCAAAGAAGCACATGAATCAGGTGGCCATGCCTGGGATGTTTACAGGAAGCGAGACTACGCCAATGACCTTAGTGATCCGAATACCCTGATTGCAGTAGATCGAGGCCTCAACAGACAGCAAGGTGCATCGGATCCAGCAGAGTGGTTGCCACCAAATGAGGCATATCAAGAAGAGTATGCGAGAGCTTGGATTGCCATGAAATTACGGTGGGGTTTGACAGCGGATGCCAAGGAGATTGCAACTCTCAGAGGTGTTCTTGGAGCTGATGCAGAGATGCCAATCGTGGCTGAAGAATGCAGCGGGGCAATCAATCCATTTAGTGCGAAGTTACCAGTCACTCAAGTGAATTGTTCAGCCAAGAAGTACTGCAAGGATATGAGCATCTGCGATGAAGCGAAGACCTACCTCATCCAATGTGGAATGAAGAATCTGGATCAGGATGGGGATGGAGTGCCGTGTGAGGTGTTGTGTAATTGA